Below is a genomic region from Sulfurovum riftiae.
GGTTTTTACGATGCTGTGGTCACTGGTCAAAGGCAATACCACATGTGCCGTACCGCTGTAGGCAAGCAGTGCCGCTTTGGTATCGGCACGTTCTTTGAGAAGATCTTCTATCTTAATGCTTGCACGGCTCAGCCTGTTCGGCATGATATCGGTGATCAACATACTTTCAGTCACCTTCATAACAAGTGCGATCTTTGTATCGTCTTGCGTAAAAGGTGATTCTTTTAGTTTCCAGCTCGGACCGCTCAAAGCGATGATAAGCAGGGTCAATACCAGTCCCAAATGCCAGGGTGCAGGGACTTTTGCATGGTTCTGTTCGGGTTCAACCAGCAAATGTTTCAGGAGTTTGGGGTCAATGACCTTTTTCCATTTGCTTTTATCACTCTGCTGTTTAAGAAGCCACCAGACAAGCAGCCAGGCAGGAAAAAGCAAGAGGAGGAATTCAGGTCTTAAAAAATGAAATGCACTCATACCATCTCCCTCCTGCTCTGCACAAACAGCACAAGACCGTATCCCAGTAAGATGAACAGTGCCAGCATCAATGGATAGCTAAAGAGATCGAACTTCGGTCTGTGTGTGATCTCTTTGACCTCTTTGGGTTTGAGTTTGTCTATCTGCGTGTAAATGTCTGCCAACTCATCACTGTTCCAGGCGTAGTAGAATTTCCCACCTGTCATTTCAGATATCTCTTTGAGTGTCTCGGTATCCAAGGGGTGTTCTCCCGCATTTTTGGGGTCACCCATGGCAACTGTAAAGATGCTTACATCATGCTTGGCTGCCAGTTTCGCTGCTGTCAGCGGCGGCACTTTCGAACCGGTATCATCCCCGTCGGACATGACGATGAGCATACGGTCTGTCACATTGCTCTCCTGAAACATCTTGACCGCCAGACCGATGGAGTCTCCTATGGCTGTCTGTGGGCCTGCCATGCCTACGCTGAGTTCAGACAAAAGATGTTCAAGTGCATTGAGATCCTGGGTAAAGGGTGCCTGCACAAAAGCAGCATTTCCAAAGAGGATCAGCCCTATTTTTTCTCCCTTGCGCTGCTTGAAGAAGTTGCCCAGTACTATCTTCACCGCTTCCAGCCTGTCTATGGAGGTACCGTTTTTGTCTTTAAAATCTTTGGTCGACATGGAACCGGAAAGGTCCACAGAGACAAGCACTTCTCTTTGTGAGACCTCTTTGCTTAAAGGCTCACCTATATACATGGGTTTTGCCAAAGCGGTCAAGACCAACAGAAAGAGGATCCACATCATACCCTTCTGAAAATGTGAAGCCCTGGAGATACCCGCAACAGAGCTCTTTTCTTCCGTGGCCGCATCAATATCCTCTTTAAAAGAGATGCGAAGTGCCGCACGCTTTGAAATGTAGTAGAGCGGCAATCTGTTGATGACAAAAGGCAGGATGATCAGTAGGTACACCCAGGGATAGGAGAACTCAAACATCCGCATCAACCTTGTGTGTCTCTATCCACTGCGATACCATTAGGAATACGGCATCGAATACCTTTTCATCGAACACAACATCCTCTTCATATAGAAGTCTCTCTATGGAATCTCTAAGCGCAGCACTTACAGAAGTTTTTGAATGGGCTTCCATAAAGTCCCACCACGCTTCTCCATGCAATATGGCAATCGTCTCCCTGCCGTAAGCTGAGATCCCTACTCTCTTTGCCAGCCCCAACAGAGCGATGGTGTTTTCTCTATTCTTGGAATTTAACGATTCAAGCTCTCTTTGGGCATCTCGTCTGTACTGCTCTTTTTTATAGGCTTGATAGTACCGGTATCCAAAATGGAACAGGAGTGTCAACAGGAGCAGAAAGAGAATGTACCAACCCGGAGCCAAGGGAAAGAAGCCCACAGCTGGAGGAACGATGATATCATGCAGATTGTCCAGTGATGCTTCTGTGATCGTTTGATTCATCTCGGCAGACACTATCTACTTCTCCTCTTCAGGCTTAACTGCTCATAGAGTTGGTCCGCCACAGGACGTTCTGTGCTGATAGAGAGTACAGGCAAAGCATTTTTACGTGAAAGATTCACGAACCCCTCTTTTCGCTCTGCCAAACGTTCCTTATACTTTTGCATGAACTGCTTGTCTCTGCTGTCCAGGTCTACCGTCTCCGTACCATCGGTAAGAAAGAGGGAAGAAGAGGGAACGATCTCCTCTTCCATGGGGTCAGAGACGATCACACCTATGACATCATTATGTGCATTGATGCGTGTAATGTGCCTGGCACTCTCTTCATCCATGGCCCGGGCATCTCCAATGAGTACTACCAGGTCATCATGTTTTGCCAAAGAGGAGAGGATCTTCAGGGACTTGCCAAGGTTTCCTTTTGTGTTATTGGTATTGTCTGCTTTCAGGAGATGGTTCTGCCGCTCTATCTCTGTCATGATCTGCACCACATTATGCTTGCTCGATGAAGCTTTAAAGAATTTCACCTCTTCATTGTTGTAGACGACCGCACCGACACGGTCACCTGTTTCCAACGCTTTAAATGCAAAAAGGGCTGCCGTATGTGCTGCGGAGACCGACTTCATACGTTCTTTGGAACCAAAGAACATGGAGTTCATCTGGGAAATGACCAGCCAGACATTTCTGTCACGCTCTTCATTGTAGATACGCACATAGGGTTTACCCGTTCTTCGTGTGGCTTTCCAGTCTATGTTTCGCGTATCATCGCCCTGTACATACTGTTTCATCTCAGAAAAGTCCATACCCCGGCCGCGTACACCCGAAAGGTGCCTGCCGGAGAGTTTGGAGAGTACTGCCCCGCTGGGCTTGATAGTGAAATGTTTTGGCATATACCCAAATTTGAGCAGTTCACTCAACGTGACATAGACACCTTCGTTTCGATTTTCCATCATTTATGCCGGCAGTGCAACCAGATTTAAAATAGTATCGATGATGTCATCATTGCTCACACGGTCGGACTGCGCTTCATAGCTTGGTGTGATCCTGTGACGAAGTACATCATGCACCACCGCTCTGACATCTTCAGGAGTGGTATGGTCCCTGCCCTGAAGCCAGGCATAGACACGGGAACACTGGTCCAGTCCGAGAGAAGCTCTGGGACTCGTACCTACATCTATGTATGAGGCCAATTTCTCATCATACTTTTCAGGGTAACGCGTGGCAAAGACAAGGTCAACAATATATTGTATGACTGTTTTGGAACTCTGTACTTTGGCGATCTCATCCCTGGCAGCAAAAATAACCTCTTGCACAATCTCCTCACTCTCCTCTGTCTCTACGCCACTCTTCTCACCTCTTACCAGTGCAATGACTTCCATCTCAGATGCTTTATCCGGGTAAGTGATATTCACATGCATCAAAAAACGGTCTTTCTGTGCCTCCGGAAGCGGGTATGTCCCCTCCTGTTCTATGGGGTTCTGTGTTGCCATAACAATAAAGAGCTCAGGCATTTCGTGGGTCTTGCCTGCCACGGTCACCTGCCGCTCCTCCATTGCTTCGAGCATGGCTGCCTGCACCTTCGCCGGCGCACGGTTGATCTCATCTGCCAGAATGATATTACCAAAGATCGGCCCGGGCTCAAAACGAAACTTATACTCCCCACCCTCTTCATACATATTTTCCGAACCTGTCACATCGGAAGGAAGCAGGTCAGGCGTGAACTGGATACGCGAGAACTCAGAGTCTATCGCATCGGCCATCGCCCTGACTGCCCTGGTCTTTGCAAGCCCTGGAAGCCCCTCGACCAGCAGATTGCCATTGGCAAGCAGGCCGATGATGAGTCTTTCGACAATGTGCTCCTGCCCTATAATGGCAGCATTCATCTTTTTTTGGAGGAGTTGGATGGATTCGTGAGGGGTCATGGTACTTCCTTGAAAATGTTAGGTAGATAATGATCTTATATAGATTATTTTAACTATATAAAGTATAACTAAAATAATGCATACATTCAGATTTAGAGGAAAACCTCTAAATCCAACAGGCTTTATTTGGCCAGTTTATTGTTGTTTGCACTCATCACTTTTTTCATGACCTTGTCTAATGAGAAGCTTCCAACTTCTTGCATTGGAGGGAATTCTTTAAATGTATTTAAGAACTCAAATGCTTTGACCTGTGCAGGCACGAGCG
It encodes:
- a CDS encoding DUF4381 domain-containing protein — encoded protein: MNQTITEASLDNLHDIIVPPAVGFFPLAPGWYILFLLLLTLLFHFGYRYYQAYKKEQYRRDAQRELESLNSKNRENTIALLGLAKRVGISAYGRETIAILHGEAWWDFMEAHSKTSVSAALRDSIERLLYEEDVVFDEKVFDAVFLMVSQWIETHKVDADV
- a CDS encoding AAA family ATPase — protein: MTPHESIQLLQKKMNAAIIGQEHIVERLIIGLLANGNLLVEGLPGLAKTRAVRAMADAIDSEFSRIQFTPDLLPSDVTGSENMYEEGGEYKFRFEPGPIFGNIILADEINRAPAKVQAAMLEAMEERQVTVAGKTHEMPELFIVMATQNPIEQEGTYPLPEAQKDRFLMHVNITYPDKASEMEVIALVRGEKSGVETEESEEIVQEVIFAARDEIAKVQSSKTVIQYIVDLVFATRYPEKYDEKLASYIDVGTSPRASLGLDQCSRVYAWLQGRDHTTPEDVRAVVHDVLRHRITPSYEAQSDRVSNDDIIDTILNLVALPA
- a CDS encoding vWA domain-containing protein, yielding MSAFHFLRPEFLLLLFPAWLLVWWLLKQQSDKSKWKKVIDPKLLKHLLVEPEQNHAKVPAPWHLGLVLTLLIIALSGPSWKLKESPFTQDDTKIALVMKVTESMLITDIMPNRLSRASIKIEDLLKERADTKAALLAYSGTAHVVLPLTSDHSIVKTFAQALDPKIMPLEGDNIQDALLLAMNELESEGSTIIVLTDAVSPSNVKLALKEGFKGMDVIFWQIISPQLANEADFKSAASMLNGQTVKYSGDDEDLKAISSMIDKNFKNVAQGDNSKYEDGGYYLVPLIFLLLLLWARQGFIAELWRRS
- a CDS encoding DUF58 domain-containing protein; this translates as MENRNEGVYVTLSELLKFGYMPKHFTIKPSGAVLSKLSGRHLSGVRGRGMDFSEMKQYVQGDDTRNIDWKATRRTGKPYVRIYNEERDRNVWLVISQMNSMFFGSKERMKSVSAAHTAALFAFKALETGDRVGAVVYNNEEVKFFKASSSKHNVVQIMTEIERQNHLLKADNTNNTKGNLGKSLKILSSLAKHDDLVVLIGDARAMDEESARHITRINAHNDVIGVIVSDPMEEEIVPSSSLFLTDGTETVDLDSRDKQFMQKYKERLAERKEGFVNLSRKNALPVLSISTERPVADQLYEQLSLKRRSR
- a CDS encoding VWA domain-containing protein, giving the protein MRMFEFSYPWVYLLIILPFVINRLPLYYISKRAALRISFKEDIDAATEEKSSVAGISRASHFQKGMMWILFLLVLTALAKPMYIGEPLSKEVSQREVLVSVDLSGSMSTKDFKDKNGTSIDRLEAVKIVLGNFFKQRKGEKIGLILFGNAAFVQAPFTQDLNALEHLLSELSVGMAGPQTAIGDSIGLAVKMFQESNVTDRMLIVMSDGDDTGSKVPPLTAAKLAAKHDVSIFTVAMGDPKNAGEHPLDTETLKEISEMTGGKFYYAWNSDELADIYTQIDKLKPKEVKEITHRPKFDLFSYPLMLALFILLGYGLVLFVQSRREMV